The Caldicoprobacter guelmensis genome includes a region encoding these proteins:
- the nagA gene encoding N-acetylglucosamine-6-phosphate deacetylase: MKILTGGKVYLDGGWKCDVDVVLKDGKIFDVSTKGRYADGEVIDVEGNYVCPGFIDIHVHGCKGRDVMDGSVESLEVMAEFMAAHGTTSFLATTMTYGREEIRRSLKAVNDALNKNIKGAQILGVHLEGPFINAAAKGAHDEKYILPPSRENFKELVGDYEGIIKRVTMAPDVEGAKDLVNYLVSKGIIVSMGHTAGTYEQCMAGFEWGMTHVTHMYNAMSPLKHREPGAVGAAFDREGVTLELIADLIHVHPAALRIAVAVKGSEKVALITDAMAATGIGDGEYDLGGLGVVVKDGVARLKERGNLAGSTLTQDQALRNMVLIGIPLEDAVKMLTEVPADIIGMGYKKGRIKKGFDADLVVLDGKLHVSKVFIKGAQFKM; encoded by the coding sequence ATGAAGATTTTGACTGGTGGCAAAGTCTATCTTGATGGAGGGTGGAAATGCGATGTGGACGTGGTGCTGAAGGACGGAAAGATTTTTGATGTTAGCACAAAAGGAAGGTATGCAGATGGAGAAGTTATAGATGTTGAGGGAAATTACGTATGTCCAGGATTTATAGATATCCATGTTCACGGGTGTAAAGGCCGGGATGTCATGGATGGCAGCGTGGAGTCCCTTGAAGTTATGGCCGAGTTTATGGCCGCACATGGTACTACGTCTTTCTTGGCTACTACTATGACTTATGGACGGGAGGAGATAAGAAGAAGCCTAAAAGCTGTAAATGATGCTTTGAATAAAAACATTAAAGGGGCTCAGATCCTAGGAGTCCATTTGGAGGGCCCTTTTATCAACGCCGCTGCAAAGGGGGCCCATGATGAAAAGTATATACTCCCCCCTAGCCGCGAGAATTTTAAAGAGCTGGTAGGTGATTATGAGGGCATCATAAAGAGGGTCACCATGGCTCCGGATGTTGAAGGTGCAAAAGACCTGGTGAATTATTTGGTTAGTAAAGGCATAATAGTATCTATGGGGCACACTGCGGGCACTTATGAGCAGTGCATGGCTGGGTTTGAGTGGGGAATGACCCACGTCACTCACATGTACAATGCCATGTCGCCTTTAAAACACAGGGAACCAGGTGCGGTGGGTGCGGCTTTTGATAGAGAAGGGGTGACGCTGGAACTCATCGCTGACTTAATTCATGTGCATCCTGCTGCTTTGAGGATTGCGGTAGCTGTAAAGGGCAGCGAAAAAGTGGCTCTCATTACCGATGCCATGGCAGCAACGGGAATAGGTGATGGAGAGTATGATTTGGGGGGTCTGGGAGTGGTGGTAAAAGACGGGGTGGCTCGTTTGAAGGAGAGGGGTAACCTTGCGGGCAGTACTCTTACTCAAGACCAAGCCCTGCGCAACATGGTTTTAATAGGCATACCGCTTGAAGATGCTGTTAAAATGCTAACTGAGGTGCCAGCTGATATAATAGGTATGGGATATAAAAAAGGCAGGATAAAGAAGGGGTTTGATGCCGACCTGGTCGTTTTGGATGGAAAACTACATGTTAGCAAGGTGTTCATAAAAGGAGCGCAATTCAAGATGTAA
- a CDS encoding P1 family peptidase has product MYDGKITDVPGIEVGHAQDFDAKTGCTVVISREGAIGGVDVRGSAPGTRETDLMRPMNLVEKVHAVVLCGGSAFGLAAASGVMRYLEERGIGFDAGVAKVPIVAGAVIFDLGYGDWRVRPDENMGYQACLNASASDVPQGSVGAGTGATVGKILGMECCMKGGVGTSSIRLPGGIVVGAIVVVNALGDVVDPKTGRILAGARHPKTGAFIDTWKFIIEGNALKNAVSGNTTIGVVATNARLTKEQANKVAAMAHDGLALAIRPVHTMLDGDTLFALSTGKFECDVNVIGIAAAEAVARAVVNAVENA; this is encoded by the coding sequence ATGTATGATGGGAAAATTACCGACGTGCCCGGCATTGAGGTGGGGCATGCACAGGACTTTGATGCCAAAACGGGCTGTACAGTGGTCATAAGCAGGGAAGGGGCGATAGGCGGCGTAGACGTCCGGGGTTCAGCGCCTGGTACCAGGGAGACTGACCTTATGCGTCCCATGAATCTGGTGGAAAAAGTCCATGCCGTGGTGCTGTGCGGGGGGAGTGCCTTTGGCTTGGCTGCTGCCAGCGGCGTGATGAGGTATCTGGAGGAGCGAGGGATCGGGTTTGATGCTGGTGTGGCCAAAGTACCAATTGTGGCTGGCGCCGTGATATTTGATTTGGGGTATGGTGACTGGCGGGTACGTCCTGATGAAAACATGGGTTACCAGGCGTGTTTGAACGCCAGTGCCAGTGACGTGCCTCAAGGCAGCGTAGGGGCAGGGACGGGCGCCACTGTTGGGAAAATACTTGGAATGGAATGCTGTATGAAAGGAGGAGTCGGCACCTCAAGCATCAGATTGCCTGGAGGCATTGTGGTAGGAGCCATAGTGGTGGTAAACGCATTGGGGGACGTGGTGGATCCCAAAACCGGAAGAATACTGGCAGGTGCCCGTCACCCCAAAACAGGAGCGTTTATAGATACATGGAAATTCATAATAGAAGGCAATGCTTTAAAGAATGCGGTGTCGGGTAACACCACTATTGGAGTTGTGGCCACCAACGCTCGCCTTACAAAGGAACAGGCCAATAAGGTGGCTGCCATGGCCCACGATGGCCTGGCACTGGCCATAAGGCCTGTCCATACCATGCTGGATGGCGATACCCTATTTGCTCTGTCGACTGGCAAGTTTGAGTGTGACGTAAACGTCATAGGCATAGCAGCTGCTGAAGCGGTTGCCAGGGCTGTAGTCAATGCGGTGGAAAATGCTTAA
- a CDS encoding biotin--[acetyl-CoA-carboxylase] ligase has product MRDAVLNMLLDNVGNFVSGEDISRKLGITRAAVWKYIRLLQGQGYVIESSTKKGYCLRQIPDILDKVLIVHGLNTSILGKNIEIHSSIDSTNARAKELALNGACEGTVVIADEQVQGRGRLGRSWVSPPGKGIWMSVILRPRLSPQDVPRITIMTAVAVAEALKRCAQVEVGIKWPNDIVCSGKKLCGILTEVHAEPEVIHYAVVGIGLNVNLSIEDFPEDIRSMATSLRIERGKEFHRVDIIKAILQEMEKGYLQKLDGDGFAELLKEYERRSVILKRRVRVIGVGGEFLGCAEGFGEDGSLMLRLDDGSLQRILAGDVSIRGENGYV; this is encoded by the coding sequence ATGCGGGATGCGGTGCTCAATATGTTGCTTGATAATGTGGGCAACTTTGTTTCAGGTGAGGATATAAGCAGAAAACTGGGCATAACCCGGGCTGCTGTGTGGAAATACATAAGGCTTTTGCAAGGTCAAGGATATGTAATAGAATCATCCACCAAAAAGGGGTACTGCTTGAGGCAGATTCCCGATATCCTCGACAAAGTACTGATTGTTCACGGACTCAATACGTCTATTTTAGGCAAAAATATCGAGATACACTCTTCTATCGATTCCACCAATGCGCGGGCCAAAGAGCTGGCATTGAATGGGGCCTGTGAAGGAACGGTGGTCATTGCAGATGAACAGGTGCAAGGGCGAGGGAGGTTGGGACGAAGCTGGGTATCTCCACCCGGCAAAGGCATATGGATGTCAGTGATACTGAGGCCTCGCCTGTCCCCACAGGATGTCCCGCGAATAACCATTATGACGGCTGTCGCGGTGGCAGAGGCTTTAAAACGGTGTGCCCAGGTTGAGGTGGGTATCAAATGGCCCAATGATATAGTGTGTAGCGGGAAAAAGTTGTGCGGCATTTTAACTGAGGTGCACGCCGAACCCGAGGTTATACACTATGCCGTTGTGGGAATAGGGCTCAACGTCAATCTTTCAATTGAGGATTTTCCAGAGGATATAAGGAGCATGGCTACTTCCTTGAGGATAGAGAGGGGTAAAGAATTTCACCGTGTAGATATAATAAAGGCTATATTGCAGGAAATGGAAAAGGGTTACCTGCAGAAGCTGGACGGTGATGGCTTTGCTGAGCTTTTGAAGGAATATGAGAGGCGCTCGGTTATACTTAAAAGGCGAGTGCGTGTGATTGGCGTTGGTGGTGAGTTCTTAGGGTGTGCCGAAGGGTTTGGCGAGGATGGTTCTTTGATGCTTAGGTTGGACGACGGTAGTCTCCAAAGAATACTGGCGGGAGATGTGTCCATAAGGGGGGAGAATGGCTATGTATGA
- a CDS encoding ABC transporter ATP-binding protein, whose product MDILKRIMGYAWRYKWRLIAATVFLLLVITLNMVTPYLSKILVDDVIRGGRRSLLLPILLALLGCSVFKGILLYIRSYLYEDMSQKCLYDLRNAMYTHLQELSFSFYDDNRIGELMSRMTGDIEGIRMFLVGGLPILLENAIYFIGTCVMLFSLNVELALVTLLILPFIGWTAFRLHKEIGPAYSEIREQQASLSTAAQENIAGVRVVRAFARESYEIEKFKKENRLNMEKNIKASFIWSKYFPLIEFLSGFCLVALVGYGGWMVAAGRISLGTVVAFNGYLWMLISPVRMLGWIVNVMSQAITAGKRVFNVLDTGSSIKEKENAYCPSEFRGDVVFENVSFCYKEQPVLFNININAPAGKTIGIMGATGAGKTSIINLIARFYDVTAGRVLVDGVDVRDWKLSALRSQIGIVMQDVFLFSDTVEGNILYGNPNATREQVIEAAKIAGAHDFIMEMPQGYDTIIGERGVGLSGGQKQRIAIARAIIKNPKILIMDDCTSAVDMETEYQIQQALKKIMKGRTTFIIAHRISSVRNADEIIFLENGKIVERGTHEELLAKKGRYYELYRQQYKDFEEFQLKRQVM is encoded by the coding sequence TTGGATATTTTAAAACGGATAATGGGTTATGCGTGGAGGTATAAGTGGCGGCTTATTGCTGCGACTGTTTTTTTATTGCTGGTCATCACGCTGAATATGGTGACTCCCTATCTTTCTAAAATACTGGTTGACGATGTAATAAGAGGCGGCAGACGTTCACTTCTGCTGCCAATTTTGTTGGCCCTTCTTGGGTGTTCGGTGTTTAAAGGCATATTGTTGTATATAAGGTCCTATTTATATGAAGACATGTCCCAAAAATGCCTGTATGACCTGCGCAATGCCATGTATACCCATCTTCAGGAGCTATCGTTTTCGTTTTATGATGACAACCGTATAGGTGAGCTCATGTCCAGGATGACAGGTGATATTGAAGGTATAAGGATGTTTTTGGTGGGCGGGTTGCCCATTTTACTGGAGAATGCCATATATTTTATTGGCACCTGCGTTATGTTGTTTTCCTTGAACGTTGAACTGGCACTGGTTACCCTGTTGATTTTGCCGTTTATCGGGTGGACGGCTTTTAGGCTTCACAAGGAGATCGGACCTGCCTACAGCGAGATACGCGAGCAACAGGCCAGCTTAAGTACGGCAGCTCAAGAGAATATCGCAGGGGTACGCGTAGTAAGGGCTTTTGCTCGTGAGAGTTACGAAATAGAGAAGTTTAAAAAGGAAAACCGGCTTAATATGGAAAAGAACATAAAAGCCAGCTTCATATGGTCTAAATATTTCCCCCTTATAGAGTTTTTGAGCGGCTTTTGCCTGGTTGCGTTGGTGGGTTACGGCGGCTGGATGGTAGCGGCTGGGCGTATTTCTCTGGGAACAGTTGTGGCTTTCAACGGTTATCTCTGGATGTTGATTTCACCGGTCAGGATGCTGGGCTGGATCGTCAATGTGATGAGCCAGGCTATAACTGCTGGGAAAAGGGTATTTAACGTGCTGGATACCGGATCATCCATCAAGGAGAAGGAGAATGCTTATTGTCCAAGCGAGTTCCGCGGGGATGTGGTGTTTGAGAATGTCTCGTTTTGCTATAAAGAACAGCCTGTGCTGTTTAACATAAACATAAATGCTCCGGCTGGGAAGACCATAGGCATCATGGGAGCCACTGGCGCAGGCAAGACATCTATTATAAACCTTATAGCCAGGTTTTACGATGTGACGGCAGGCAGGGTACTGGTGGATGGAGTGGATGTGCGCGACTGGAAGCTGAGCGCCTTAAGGAGCCAGATAGGCATAGTGATGCAGGACGTGTTCCTGTTTTCAGATACCGTTGAAGGGAACATACTCTACGGCAACCCCAATGCCACCAGAGAGCAGGTGATTGAAGCTGCCAAGATTGCAGGGGCCCATGACTTCATCATGGAGATGCCACAAGGCTATGATACCATCATAGGCGAGCGCGGTGTTGGATTATCAGGCGGCCAAAAGCAGAGGATTGCCATAGCCAGGGCCATCATCAAGAACCCCAAAATCCTCATTATGGACGACTGTACATCGGCTGTGGATATGGAGACCGAATACCAGATACAGCAGGCTCTGAAGAAAATCATGAAAGGACGTACTACCTTTATCATTGCTCACCGTATATCATCGGTACGCAATGCTGATGAGATAATATTCCTCGAAAATGGCAAGATTGTTGAAAGGGGTACGCATGAAGAGCTGCTAGCCAAAAAAGGTAGGTATTACGAACTGTATAGGCAGCAGTACAAGGACTTCGAGGAATTCCAGCTTAAAAGGCAGGTGATGTGA
- a CDS encoding transglutaminase TgpA family protein, protein MNSRARSTPMLNYIMKWLIFTLMVSGTAKSMLVSLDFTVPYWAILLMTTASYIVLSIYFVNLLSLTTLTIIAVAGIGTYLRYFAAKGQLDTILNLFKWLVDYTLGMTDLEAQYIYPSTWVIVFTLSLIMYLLVIKLEWLIVPSILCIGIVAIEWALGHTYIIPWLWPVALAWVMLLTTKQYKRLSSRYSMPALGIRQASTIPLVVAIVLTSSIILPHDTRHLKWDFLEQTVQDISDRWSEWSSFSTPRQPFRLSQTGFPSSADQLGGPVKISDDVVLRVTATFPLYLRGTILNEYTGSGWQDSIDDKRYKLSDVSWKNEYRQAFDWDEPIWTDLNRELKDRFFIPVKASIIHTGITTSVIFNAQRLEGITVPKRWGGFTPYFNGKGETFTSRDISPSDEYILHVSLPAIEDRVFQNFLMDYVPIIDWHKPISQQSLWEGADRQKLIYIQQHYMSIPDSIPPRVTELAYSITRGIKTPLEKALALQAYLQQNYDYTLQPPYTPPGVDFVDYFLFELKRGYCTYFATAMAVMSRIVGLPTRYVEGFKMPSHPYRENTYEVKKLNGHAWVEIYFPKVGWLTFDPTPQAQGQQNLVEQGSELYPGYYGDEYYPWMQDEQMKDYQPEVSVDTGGFSNSASPNRIPLFVLIILMALILIIAGMAGLKVWDVVRWKKIKKLPSDEQLAYCYQQILWLLTLYGFPMHQGETPYCYARRVDTWLTNSAGSMMEICQLVVKNRFGNQQLSKAEIQKILRFYHNLEDNIKSLLGFYPYIFKLISKQLSSRISRHKNPQH, encoded by the coding sequence ATGAACTCGAGAGCAAGGTCCACTCCCATGCTCAACTATATAATGAAATGGTTGATTTTTACCCTTATGGTAAGCGGGACGGCAAAATCGATGCTGGTATCCCTTGATTTCACTGTGCCCTATTGGGCCATACTGCTCATGACAACGGCATCTTACATCGTCCTTTCCATCTATTTTGTCAACCTCCTATCTTTAACAACGCTCACAATAATCGCAGTTGCCGGCATAGGAACATACTTGAGATATTTTGCGGCCAAGGGACAATTAGACACAATATTGAACCTTTTCAAGTGGTTGGTTGATTATACCCTTGGAATGACAGACCTTGAAGCTCAATACATATACCCCAGCACATGGGTCATAGTATTCACCTTATCGCTCATCATGTACCTACTGGTCATAAAGCTTGAATGGCTGATTGTACCATCCATACTGTGTATAGGCATTGTTGCCATAGAATGGGCCCTGGGACATACTTATATAATTCCCTGGCTATGGCCCGTGGCTCTAGCGTGGGTGATGCTTCTTACAACCAAGCAATACAAGAGGCTTTCGAGCAGGTATTCCATGCCAGCTCTTGGTATACGGCAAGCATCTACAATACCCTTGGTAGTCGCCATAGTGTTGACCTCGTCAATTATTTTACCCCACGATACACGCCATCTCAAATGGGATTTCCTGGAGCAAACGGTCCAGGACATAAGCGACAGATGGTCGGAATGGTCATCTTTTTCAACTCCCAGGCAACCCTTTCGCTTATCTCAGACCGGCTTCCCATCTTCAGCCGATCAACTGGGCGGGCCCGTAAAAATAAGCGACGATGTGGTATTGAGAGTAACGGCTACTTTCCCCCTATATTTGAGGGGTACCATATTAAACGAATACACGGGCAGTGGTTGGCAAGACTCGATAGACGATAAACGATACAAGCTGAGCGATGTGAGCTGGAAAAACGAATACCGCCAGGCATTTGACTGGGATGAACCCATATGGACAGACTTAAACCGCGAGCTTAAGGATCGCTTCTTTATCCCCGTTAAGGCTTCCATTATCCATACTGGCATTACCACGTCTGTCATATTCAACGCCCAGCGCCTAGAAGGCATCACCGTTCCCAAAAGATGGGGTGGTTTCACCCCTTACTTTAATGGCAAAGGGGAAACCTTCACTTCAAGGGATATATCGCCATCAGACGAGTACATACTACACGTTAGCCTACCTGCCATTGAAGACAGAGTATTCCAAAACTTTCTGATGGACTATGTCCCCATTATAGATTGGCACAAGCCCATCTCCCAGCAGTCCTTGTGGGAAGGCGCAGACCGCCAAAAGCTGATTTACATACAGCAGCACTACATGTCAATACCCGATAGCATTCCACCAAGGGTTACCGAACTGGCCTACAGCATTACCCGGGGAATAAAAACACCCCTGGAAAAGGCGCTGGCCTTACAGGCATACCTGCAACAAAATTACGATTACACCCTACAGCCTCCTTATACCCCTCCAGGCGTAGACTTCGTGGATTATTTCTTATTCGAACTCAAAAGAGGCTACTGCACCTATTTTGCCACAGCAATGGCAGTGATGAGCAGGATAGTGGGACTGCCTACCCGTTACGTAGAAGGCTTCAAAATGCCTTCTCACCCCTACAGAGAAAATACTTACGAGGTCAAAAAGCTAAATGGCCATGCGTGGGTAGAGATATACTTTCCAAAGGTGGGGTGGCTGACGTTTGACCCCACTCCCCAGGCTCAAGGCCAACAAAACTTGGTAGAACAAGGCTCCGAGTTATATCCAGGTTACTATGGAGACGAGTATTACCCATGGATGCAAGACGAACAGATGAAGGATTACCAGCCCGAGGTAAGCGTTGATACAGGAGGTTTTTCCAATTCTGCCTCTCCAAACAGAATACCCCTATTCGTATTAATTATATTGATGGCGCTTATCCTAATAATAGCAGGAATGGCAGGACTGAAGGTATGGGATGTGGTTCGCTGGAAAAAAATAAAAAAGCTGCCCTCCGATGAGCAGCTCGCTTATTGTTACCAGCAAATTCTGTGGCTTCTTACCCTTTACGGCTTCCCCATGCACCAAGGGGAAACCCCCTATTGTTACGCCCGGCGAGTAGATACTTGGCTTACCAATTCAGCCGGTTCAATGATGGAAATATGTCAGCTAGTAGTCAAGAACCGGTTCGGCAACCAGCAGCTATCAAAAGCTGAAATTCAAAAGATTCTCAGATTTTATCATAACTTAGAAGATAATATAAAAAGCTTGTTGGGCTTTTATCCCTATATTTTCAAGCTGATATCCAAGCAACTCTCTTCAAGAATTTCAAGGCACAAAAACCCCCAACATTAA
- a CDS encoding DUF58 domain-containing protein: protein MKHMRILIIGLGALLLGLGLYSGERIFFMGFTLIASLIFYALITNLWVLMDFRYLQNITPVRATKGEKALLVIQIHNDKPFIYPYIKVFYQTPYSVLNNELKEQVLCILPFHYEEIKEEFICELRGHYTLGIIGVEVGDPFGLFTFSMNLLNRSYHKPLELNIAPRVIRLASLPLPQIQAEGTTRQEFLATEEPASLSDIRQYQYGDPLKKIHWKVSAKLQDLYVKNYETNTQPQILIFLETFPYPKEGIARYKVEDQMIECAVAITHFVLSKWLSLQLIIYHRERQQLIGKNPGDFTRFFDYLAALPFNSPFRMDEILYMESPGFSKGQSIVLIVHDMTYRLFNQLCLLKQSDVHPLVLVVYYGSALHEDIRQMVEELNRREIPCLALHTDEQIDQVMERAL from the coding sequence ATGAAACATATGCGCATTCTTATAATCGGCCTTGGGGCGCTTTTGCTGGGATTGGGCCTTTACAGCGGCGAGAGGATCTTCTTCATGGGCTTTACGCTCATTGCATCGCTGATATTTTACGCCCTAATTACCAACCTATGGGTGCTCATGGACTTTCGGTATCTACAGAATATAACCCCTGTGCGAGCAACAAAGGGTGAAAAAGCCTTGCTGGTTATACAGATACACAACGACAAGCCATTTATATACCCCTACATAAAAGTATTTTACCAAACCCCCTACTCGGTTTTGAATAACGAGTTAAAAGAACAGGTGCTGTGCATCCTCCCGTTTCATTATGAAGAAATCAAAGAGGAATTCATATGTGAATTAAGGGGCCACTATACCTTGGGTATCATCGGAGTGGAAGTAGGCGACCCATTTGGCCTGTTTACATTTTCCATGAATCTCCTCAATCGCTCATACCACAAACCCCTCGAACTCAACATTGCACCCAGAGTTATCAGGCTGGCCAGCCTTCCCCTGCCTCAGATTCAAGCTGAAGGCACGACACGGCAGGAATTTTTGGCTACTGAAGAGCCGGCATCGTTAAGCGACATACGCCAGTACCAATACGGGGATCCGCTCAAAAAAATTCACTGGAAAGTATCCGCCAAGCTACAGGATTTATACGTTAAGAATTATGAAACCAATACACAGCCTCAAATACTCATATTTTTAGAAACATTCCCTTATCCAAAAGAGGGAATAGCGCGTTACAAAGTGGAGGACCAAATGATAGAATGTGCCGTGGCCATCACACATTTTGTGCTGTCAAAATGGCTTTCATTGCAGCTAATCATCTACCACCGGGAACGGCAGCAGCTCATAGGAAAAAACCCGGGGGATTTTACACGTTTTTTTGACTACTTAGCAGCGTTGCCATTTAATAGCCCTTTCCGCATGGACGAAATACTTTATATGGAATCCCCCGGATTCAGCAAGGGCCAAAGCATAGTACTCATAGTCCACGATATGACCTACCGCTTGTTCAATCAATTGTGCCTTCTGAAGCAGTCGGACGTACACCCGCTTGTATTGGTGGTGTATTACGGTTCGGCGCTGCATGAGGATATAAGGCAAATGGTTGAGGAGCTAAATAGGCGGGAAATACCATGCCTTGCCCTGCATACCGATGAGCAGATAGACCAGGTAATGGAGAGAGCGCTATGA
- a CDS encoding MFS transporter, with protein sequence MKGRFLLYKELDITQELREDLNRITLGVSLGIVFFVCLNGAPFAGFVRALGVSELMYGILMSLPVVSGVFQLLAAYVLESTGARKKLFLIGGMFQRLSIIPVVLLPLVMPEELKWLTVSLITFFLLVSAVGGAFNGVTFISWMAALVPLKIRGRFFSQRQMIFTFTGMVGGILASWILDRIGGFVGFAVVFSAVTVFAVLDILCFIRVYDPPMVKPQYRLSMKKMWKAVVQHSNFRRYLIFWAVWVFGINIAGPFFSAYMIDYLKMSYLEITLYTQVVSNILTILVIRKWGLLVDLFGNKPVLRICCTGVSVLPFLWLLATPENYMIIPFIHIFTGIFWSGIDLTSNNLVMGLSPDENRSFYVASFSMITSVVGSIVAYALGGLFMEVTAELVKGLNIVIFGRRLVNYHMLFILSAIIRFIAVTFLMSPIHEDQSVEPKEMIRRSIHLLASKRGRL encoded by the coding sequence GTGAAGGGCAGATTTTTGCTTTATAAGGAATTGGACATTACACAGGAGTTGAGGGAGGACCTCAACAGAATTACATTGGGGGTAAGTTTAGGCATAGTGTTTTTTGTATGCTTGAACGGTGCCCCCTTTGCTGGCTTTGTGCGTGCATTGGGAGTTAGTGAGCTGATGTATGGCATTTTGATGTCTCTGCCGGTGGTGAGCGGTGTCTTCCAGCTGCTGGCGGCTTATGTGTTGGAATCCACAGGAGCCAGGAAAAAATTGTTCTTGATAGGCGGGATGTTTCAGCGGCTCTCCATAATTCCGGTGGTGCTCCTTCCGCTTGTAATGCCTGAAGAGCTGAAATGGTTGACTGTTAGCCTTATAACGTTCTTTTTACTTGTTTCGGCGGTGGGTGGTGCTTTCAACGGCGTGACTTTTATATCATGGATGGCGGCGCTTGTGCCTTTGAAGATACGCGGCCGGTTTTTCAGCCAAAGGCAGATGATATTCACTTTTACTGGGATGGTGGGTGGAATACTGGCAAGTTGGATACTGGATCGTATAGGCGGCTTTGTTGGCTTTGCGGTGGTATTCAGCGCAGTTACCGTATTTGCTGTATTGGACATCCTATGCTTTATACGGGTGTATGACCCGCCAATGGTCAAGCCGCAGTATCGACTGTCTATGAAAAAGATGTGGAAGGCTGTGGTGCAGCACTCAAATTTTAGGCGGTACTTGATTTTCTGGGCAGTGTGGGTGTTTGGCATAAATATTGCCGGGCCGTTTTTTAGCGCTTATATGATCGATTATTTAAAGATGAGCTATCTGGAGATTACCCTCTATACCCAGGTGGTTAGCAATATACTCACTATACTTGTCATACGCAAATGGGGGCTGTTAGTGGATTTATTTGGCAACAAACCGGTACTCCGCATTTGCTGTACTGGCGTATCGGTGCTTCCATTTTTATGGCTTCTGGCTACCCCGGAAAATTACATGATCATTCCTTTTATACATATTTTTACCGGCATATTCTGGAGTGGCATCGATTTGACCTCCAACAACCTGGTAATGGGGCTTTCGCCTGACGAGAACAGATCATTTTATGTGGCAAGCTTTTCAATGATAACGTCTGTGGTGGGTAGCATAGTTGCTTATGCATTAGGGGGATTGTTTATGGAGGTTACAGCTGAACTGGTTAAGGGTTTGAATATTGTAATTTTTGGGCGTCGTCTTGTCAATTATCACATGTTGTTCATACTCTCTGCCATCATACGGTTTATAGCCGTAACTTTCCTGATGTCTCCCATACATGAAGACCAATCGGTTGAACCTAAGGAGATGATTCGTCGTTCTATCCACCTGCTTGCCAGTAAAAGGGGTAGGCTGTAA
- a CDS encoding AAA family ATPase, protein MLTTKNETRRQVKDMNNPQKLIKDIQENIEKVIVGKSEVIRLIIIALLAGGHVLIEDVPGVGKTTLVSCLAKSLNLSFKRIQFTPDILPSDITGFTMYNFKTGEMEFKPGMIMSQVILADEINRTSPKTQASLLEVMEERQVTVDGKTYPVPQPFIVLATQNPIEYIGTFPLPEAQLDRFFIKVSIGYPTKREEMFILSRFQTQNPLDDLKPVADAQQILELQHQVRHIHVAEAIKEYIAELVACTREHRDLTLGASPRGAIALMRASQAYALLEGRDYVIPDDVQKMVIPVLSHRLILKPEARLKEMTAERILRSILNSVYVPVIGL, encoded by the coding sequence ATATTAACAACAAAAAACGAAACAAGAAGGCAGGTTAAAGACATGAACAATCCTCAAAAGCTAATAAAAGACATACAGGAAAACATAGAAAAGGTAATAGTGGGGAAGAGTGAAGTTATACGCCTTATCATTATCGCCCTCCTGGCAGGGGGACACGTGCTCATCGAAGACGTCCCTGGCGTTGGCAAGACCACCCTGGTATCCTGTCTTGCCAAGTCACTTAACCTTTCCTTCAAGCGCATCCAGTTCACGCCCGACATCCTGCCATCGGATATAACCGGCTTCACCATGTATAACTTTAAAACCGGTGAAATGGAATTTAAGCCAGGGATGATAATGAGCCAGGTCATATTGGCCGACGAGATCAACCGAACATCGCCCAAAACTCAAGCCAGCCTCCTTGAAGTCATGGAAGAACGCCAAGTAACTGTGGACGGTAAGACCTATCCCGTACCACAGCCTTTCATAGTGCTGGCCACTCAAAATCCAATTGAATACATAGGGACGTTTCCCCTGCCCGAAGCCCAGTTGGATCGCTTCTTTATAAAGGTTTCCATAGGTTATCCGACCAAGCGAGAGGAAATGTTCATCCTCTCCCGCTTCCAAACCCAAAATCCGCTGGACGATTTAAAACCTGTAGCCGACGCGCAGCAAATCCTAGAACTTCAGCATCAGGTCAGGCATATACATGTAGCTGAAGCCATAAAGGAATACATAGCCGAACTGGTTGCCTGCACCCGTGAACACAGGGACCTGACGCTGGGCGCAAGCCCTCGCGGAGCCATCGCCCTCATGCGCGCCTCCCAGGCATACGCCCTTCTGGAAGGCAGAGACTACGTGATCCCCGATGATGTCCAAAAAATGGTCATTCCGGTATTGTCACACCGCTTGATACTTAAGCCCGAGGCACGGCTTAAGGAGATGACCGCTGAACGAATATTAAGGTCAATCCTAAATTCAGTGTACGTGCCAGTGATTGGGCTATGA